TGACTTCGAGGGTGAGTGCGGTGGGTGGGAGGTTGGTTTCGTGGAGGGTGGTGAGGACTTTTTCAACGAAGTCGGGGCGGCGTAGTTGGATGACTGAGACGTTGACCGAGACGATGGTGTGTTCGTATCCGGGGAGTGTGCGCAGGGTGTGTAGTTCGCGGCATGCGGTGCGTAGTACGTGGGCGCCGAGGGGTTCGATGAGGCCGATTTCTTCGGCGAGGGGGATGAAGATGTCGGGGGCGATGGGGCCCAGGGTGGGGTCGTTCCAGCGGGCGAGTGCTTCCCAGCCGAGGATGGTGGTGAAGTTGGGGCCGGTCATGAGGGGTTGGAAGTGGACGGTGATGGCGTTGGTGGTGACGGCTTGGCGTAGGGCGGCGAGGGTGAGGGTTCGGGTGCGTGCTTTGGTGCCGAGGTCGTCGTCGAAGATGGCGTAGCGGGCGCGGCCGCGTTGTTTGGCGGAGTAGAGGGCGATGTCGGCGCGTGCGGTGAGTTCTTCGGGGGTGATGTTTTCGGTGGGGGTTGCGGTGGCGACGCCGATGGAGGGGGTGATGTTGTGGAGGACTCCGGGGGCGATTTCGATGGGGGTGTCGAAGGTGTGGAGGGTGGTGTGGGCGATGGTTTTTGCGTGTTCGGGGTGGGGGATGGGGGTGATGAGGATGAATTCGTCTCCGCCGTTGCGTGCGGTGATGTCGTTGGGGTGGGTGGTGCGTAGGCGGTGGGCGATGGTGGTGAGTACGACGTCGCCGGCGGAGTGTCCCCAGGTGTCGTTGACGTATTTGAAGTGGTCGCAGTCGATGAAGAGCATGAGGGTGTGGTGGCCGTTGATGCGGTTGCGGCGTAGTGCGTTGGTGCAGGCGTGGAGGAGTCCGGATCGGTTGAGTAGTCCGGTGAGGGGGTCGTGTGTTGCGCGGTGTCGGCTGTCTGCTTCGGTGGCGGACAGTTTGGTCATGGCGCGGAGGAATCGGATGAATAGGAGGATGAGTAGGGCGGTGACCAGGGAGGTGCGCAGTATTTGGTCGGGGGTGTTGTTGCTGTGGATGGCGAGGCTGGCGACGCCGGGGATGGCGCTGAGGTAGAAGGCTGCGTTGATGCCGCGGTTGGGGGTGCGGTGGGTGTAGGTGGTGTGGGGGTGGGTGATGGTGAGGATGTCTGGGTGGGTGAAGGCGAGGGCCAGGGTGGTGGTTGCGATGAAGGTGGCGGCGTTTGACCAGGTGGGGATGGGTTGGTTGGTGAGTTGGGTGGCTGCTTTGATGGTGTCGCTGGCTAGGAGGATGCCGAAGGTTGCGGTGAGCCAGTGTGCGGTGGGGGTGTGTTGGTTTGGGTGGTTGGCGTGGGTGGCGAAGTAGGCGCATAGGAGGGCGTCGAGGGTGGGGTGGATGGTCCATTGGAGGGTGTTGATGGCGGGTGGGCGGTGGGGGAGTGCTAGGGGGATGGACCAGAGGATGAGGAGGGTGGCGATGGCTGCTGCTGCGGTGTCGAGGTTGATGATGGGGTGTGGGTGGGGGTTGTTGCGGGTGTGGTTGGTGAAGAAGAAGAGGGTGATGAGTAGGTAGCCGGTGAGGTGGAGGGTTTCGGTGAAGGGGTGGGGGATGCTTTGGGCGGCGATGGTGTCGAAGAGGGTGGCGAGGATGAGGGTGGTGGTTCCTGCGATGAAGGTGGCCCAGTGGGTGGGGGTGTGGGGTTTTCGTCGGAGGGGGCTGAGGGTGGTGATGGCGAGGGTGGCGCATTGGGCGATGCCGAGGGGGGTGGTCATGAAGGTGGGGTGGCGTAGGTAGGTGAGGGTGATGAGGGTGGTGGCACCTAGGGCGATGGCGATAGTGAGGGGTCGGGGTGTGGGGTTGGTGTGTGGGGGTGTTGGGGTTTTCACTCGGTCTCCTCTCGCACCACCGTGTGACCGAGGTGTCGGTACTTCACAGGTCGTCTGGTGTGGGGGGTTTCTGAGGGGTACGGGGGTGAGTTGTGTGGTGTGCGTGTGGAGGTCGGGTTGGGTGGTGGAGGGGTGGTGGGGGTCGGTTTAGCCTGTCGGGTGTGAGTGATGATTTGTTTGGTGTGGCTGCTGAGGCTGGTCGTGGTGGTGTGGATGGGGTGGGGTCGGTGCCGTTGGCGGTGCGGATGCGGCCTCGGTCGTTGGATGAGGTGCGTGGGCAGGGTGATGTGTTGCGGGTGGGGAGTCCGTTGCGGCGGTTGGTGGAGGGCGCTGTTGGTGGTGGTGTGGGGCCGTTGTCGGTGATTTTGTGGGGGCCTGCGGGGACGGGGAAGACGACGCTTGCGCAT
This region of Dermatophilus congolensis genomic DNA includes:
- a CDS encoding putative bifunctional diguanylate cyclase/phosphodiesterase — its product is MKTPTPPHTNPTPRPLTIAIALGATTLITLTYLRHPTFMTTPLGIAQCATLAITTLSPLRRKPHTPTHWATFIAGTTTLILATLFDTIAAQSIPHPFTETLHLTGYLLITLFFFTNHTRNNPHPHPIINLDTAAAAIATLLILWSIPLALPHRPPAINTLQWTIHPTLDALLCAYFATHANHPNQHTPTAHWLTATFGILLASDTIKAATQLTNQPIPTWSNAATFIATTTLALAFTHPDILTITHPHTTYTHRTPNRGINAAFYLSAIPGVASLAIHSNNTPDQILRTSLVTALLILLFIRFLRAMTKLSATEADSRHRATHDPLTGLLNRSGLLHACTNALRRNRINGHHTLMLFIDCDHFKYVNDTWGHSAGDVVLTTIAHRLRTTHPNDITARNGGDEFILITPIPHPEHAKTIAHTTLHTFDTPIEIAPGVLHNITPSIGVATATPTENITPEELTARADIALYSAKQRGRARYAIFDDDLGTKARTRTLTLAALRQAVTTNAITVHFQPLMTGPNFTTILGWEALARWNDPTLGPIAPDIFIPLAEEIGLIEPLGAHVLRTACRELHTLRTLPGYEHTIVSVNVSVIQLRRPDFVEKVLTTLHETNLPPTALTLEVTESIPLIEGSIAHKTLVQLRAAGVAVSIDDFGTGYSSVTALLQTPADTVKIDRSLTARLDTTDDGIAQVSAAIEVVTSLGIPSVTAEGVETAEQAHILTSLGCHHAQGWYFGRAEPPSNLIARHTHA